The genomic window CCTGCAACTAAGGGAATGGAGGGATATCCAGCCATTGCCATGCAAGCTCATATTGATATGGTTCCTCAAAAAGGGGTAGATAGTAATCATAATTTTGAAACAGACCCTATTACCCCTTATGTAAGGGAGGGTTGGGTTTACGCTAATGATACAACATTAGGTGCGGATAATGGTATCGGGGCGGCTATGGCTTTGGGAGTGATGTTTTCAGATAATGTATCACATCCGCAATTGGATTTAGTTTTAACTACTGAAGAAGAGATTGGAATGGGCGGTGCTGAGGTCTTAAACCCTAGTTGGTTGTCAGCACCGTATTTATTAAATTTAGATTCCGAAGACGAAAGAGTAATTACAGTTGCCTGTGCGGGTGGTCGCGATATAACCCTTAAATTGGAATATGAACAAAATGACCTTTCGGCAGATGCAATAGTTTATGAGGTTAAATTGCATGGGCTCAAAGGTGGGCATTCTGGGATAGATATTAATAAGGGTAGGGTAAATGCAATAATCATGCTTGCGAAAATTTTATTAGCAAGTGATATTAATTTTGCACTTGTTAGTTTAAAAGCAGGCTCTGTGCGTAATGCAATTCCTCGTGAGGCTTCAGCTATAGTGTCCGTAGAAGGACTTTCTATGGGGGATATAGAAAATAAACTCCTTTCATTACTACCAGTTTTATCAGAAGAATTTAAACATACAGAAAATCCATTTCAATTAAGTGTTAGTTCAGTAACTTCTGACACTGGCTCTAATTCAGCTTCCATTGCGGAAACAAAAAGAATACTTAATTTAATTTCTAGTATCCCTAATGGAATGATAAAAAACACTCATTTTTCACATGAATTAGTTGAGACTTCAACTAGTTTAGGCGTTGTTCAAATATCAAATGGTAAATGTGAAATGCAGTGCCTGATGAGATCTTTGATTGATGCTTCAAAATATGGGCTTGAACAACAATTCAAAAGCATTGCAGACCTGGCACAAGCTCATATGGAGTCATCTGCGGATTATCCTGCATGGCAGCCTGAGATGGACTCTCCTTTACTATCAAGCATGGTTAAGATATTCACGGATTACTATGATGAAAAACCATCAATAAAGGCTATGCATGCAGGTCTTGAGTGTGGAATATTAAAAAAACATGCACCTAATATGCAGATGATTTCCTTTGGTCCAAATATTCGTCAAGCCCACTCTCCTAAAGAGTGTGTAGAAATTAGATCTGTTCAGGAGTGCTGGCAACTTTTAGTTAATTTTTTAGCAAATCCCCCAGGCAATTAAAATAAACCGCCCTTAAAAGGGCGGTTTATTGCATTGCATCATCAAGCACAAACAAGCCATCCATCATCAAGCCACCTATGCAAAATTTCAAAGATGTCTTCATCACATGTATTAGCTAATTCGGCTGTTATTTGTCTTTCATCAGCCAGTGTTTTAAAAACTTCATTAATGGGAACCTCGACTACTTCACCATTTATGTAAACTTCATCGTTTCTATAAAGCATTTTGGTTTTTTTATCTAGCTTTAAAATGGTTTCAGGGTCCATATCCTCAATATTTAGTTCTTTTTCATTAAATTCAAATTCTGCTACCTTATTTGGCTCAGTCAGCCAACATCCAAGAAATCTGGAAGCTAGCTTATCGTTAAATTTAATTTTGTTTAAAGCTTCAAGAGATTTTTCTATCATGCTTTCAGGAATTTGAGCTGGGTTAAGGGGGGCATTTTGATTTGGGTCTGAATACAATCCCTCTACGCTAAAACCGTCTATTACTGGCTGTGAATATAGACCAATACCCAAGCCAGACTGAATGCTAATTTGATCTATAGCCGCTTCAAGAACACCGCGAGCCATGTTAGCTAGAGAAAGTGTTCTAAATCCAAAGGAAATGGTTACGCAATCGGCAGTTTCAGCTACTCCATCATGAGCACATTGAGGTGGTAGATAAAGCATATCGCCAGGCTGCAATACCCACTCCTGCTCAGGTTTAAAGTTCTTCAAAATTCTACAAGGAAGATCAGGAATCAGTTCTTGATCTTCTTGCTGACTAATTTTCCAATTTCTTATTCCATGTCCTTGCAGTAAAAACACATCATAAGTATCAAAGTGTGGACCAACTCCACCACCAAAGGATGCTAAGCTGATCATAACATCATCAAACCTCGCATAAGGTATGAAACTAAACTTTTGTGCCATATCATAAAAGCTTTGTTCATGTACATCCATACTCTGTACAAGCAAGGACCAATTTGGAGTCTCAGATGAAGGTATATCGTCTAATGGACCACGATCTAATAGCCATTGTTCATTATCTCGACGTACTAGACGGGATTCAACTCCTTCGAATGATGCCAATGTCCTTAATTTCTCTAAAGGGATAGGCATCTTGAAATCAGGAAATGCCTGCCTAATAAGTAGAGGTTTTTTTTGCCAATAATCCCTCATAAATTCATTTGGACTCAAGCCACCAAGCAATTGCATAGGTTTGTCATATTCCATAATCAACCTCAATTTAAATTAGTAGAAAATTCCTTTAATTTATAAAGCAACTCATGTGCTTCTCTAGGACTTATACTGTCTGGATCAATATTATTAATAAAAGAACGAATCTCATTTAGTTTAGATTTCACATCAATAGGGTCCTCAAAGCTAATATTGATATCATTCGTCTGAATATTAAATAAATCTAATTGCTGCGAGTTTGATTTATTTAATTTTTCTAGTACATTTTGAGCTTGCTTTATAACTGATGCAGGTAAACCAGCTTTTTGAGCTACCTGTATACCATAGCTTTTATTTGCAGGACCACTTTGCACCTCATGCATGAATATCAAACCCTCAGATGATTCAACTGCACTTAAATGCACGTTGGCAATGCCTACGCATTCATCAGCCAGTGTAGTTAATTCAAAATAATGAGTGGCAAAAAGAGTAAGTGATTTATTGTGATTTAATAATCTGCATGCAATCGCCCAAGCCAACGATAAACCATCATATGTTGACGTACCCCGACCAATTTCATCCATTAAAACCAAACTAGAGCTTGTACTATTTGCCAATATAGAAGCGGCTTCAATCATCTCAACCATAAAAGTTGAACGACCTCCAGCCAAATCATCAGCAGCACCAATCCTAGTAAAAATTGCATCGATTTTACCTATGTCCGCTTTCTCAGCTGGTACATAAGATCCCATTCTTGCTAGTAGAACAATAAGTGCAGTCTGCCTCATATAGGTGGATTTACCACCCATATTTGGTCCCGTAATAATCTGCATCCTATCATTAGAATTCAGAAAACAGTCATTAGCAGTAAATTTTTCGATTGTGCGTTCTACAACTGGATGACGACCTTTTTGTATAGAAATAACAATATCATCAACAATCTCTGGTTTAACCCAATTATTGTTATATGCATGAAACGCAAGAGCCGAAAACACATCTATTTTTGCAATTAGTTTCCCTAATTCTTGCAACAATGAAACCCAAATTTGTAGGTTTTCAATAAGTTGATCAAATAAATTTTTTTCACGTTTGATAGCCCGATCATCAGCTGACAATATTTTGTCTTCCCATTGTTTTAGTTCAGGAGTTATGTAACGCTCTACATTTTTAAGAGTTTGCTTACGCCTAAATGATTGTGGAATGCGATCAATTTGAGATTTAGGAATTTCAATAAAAAAACCTTGTACCCGATTAAATTCAACTCTTAGTAGATTGATACCAGTTTCACTTTTAAGTTTTGATTCATATTCAATTAAAAAAGAACCGTTATTTGAACTTATGTCTCTAAGCTCATCTAGTTCTTTGTCGTATCCTTTAGCAATTACACCTCCATCACGAATCATAGTAGAAGGTTCTGTTGCTATAGCTTTAATTAGCAAATCTTTCAAATCATTGGATTTAGGAATAATGTTTAAATCCAGATTTAAATTTGAGAAGTGTTGAATAAGAAAATCCTTTAAATATTCTAAGGTTTCTAAACTATCTCTCAGTTTTGCTAATTCTTTTGGCTTGATTGTAAACATAGCCACTCTAGTGCTCAAACGTTCAATATCAGTTATTGTTTTAAGCTTTGACTTTAATTCTTTAATAATTTCACTAAATCCATAATTAGAATTAGAGGGCTCTAAAAATTGATTTATTAATTTTTGTCTTTCAATTATTTGAGAATTACTTATAAGGGGATTGTGTATCCAGTTTCTCAATAATCTACTGCCCATACCAGTTTCACAATTATCTAATGTTGAAAACAAAGTAGGACCAGAGCTAGAGGTAAGCGACTCAGTCAATTCCAAGTTTTTACGGGTATAAGGATCAAGGCTTATAAAGTTTGAGTCTTTAGAAAAACTTATTTTTCCTATGTGCCCCAGATTTACATCTTGTGTTTTTTGAATGTATCTTAATAAACATCCCGATGTAATAATGCTTAGAGAATTTCTATTTCCTAAACCAAAAATATTGAGATCATCAAGATTAAAAAAAGTTTTTAATCTATTTGAACATTCCTTAAGATCAAAATGCCAATCTGGTATTTTTGTAATCGTACATTTGTATGTGAATTTGTAGTCACTTCCTTCAGGTATTATTATTTCTGCAGGATTGAGTCTAAAAAGTTCTGTATCAAGTGATTTATTTGGAACCTCTGTTGTTTCAAAATTCCCATTTGCAAGTGTGAGCCATGATAGCCCAACAAATGATCCTTTAGAATACAAGCACATAATTGGTCTATCTGACTTTTGAGGTAGCAGACTTTCATCTGTAATCGTACCTGGTGTAATAATTCGAACTATTTTTCTTTCTACTGGACCTTTTGAAAGTGCTGGATCACCTATTTGTTCTCCAATCGCTACAGATAAACCTTGTGCCACCAATCTGGAAAGGTACTGATCAAGCGATTGTACAGGTATGCCTGCCATCGGTATATCATTGCCCCCAGAATGACCTCTTTTTGTAAGAGTTAGATTAAGTATACGTGAAACGATCTCTGCATCCTCGTAGAACATTTCATAAAAATCACCCATACGGAAAAAGAGCAACACGCCATCACCTGCTTGTGATTTCAGATTGAAATACTGCTGCATCATAGGCGTTAGGGTGGCAATGTCCGGCGGTATAAATTTTTTATTCATACTAATCATTTAAAATTATTAAATCTATTTTAACTTTTAAAGGTTTTTTCATGAATACACATCATTTATGGACAGAATGGGGACCTTGGATTAACAAATTTTTAGTAAATTTTTTATCAGCAGCTGCTATTTTAGTTATTGGCTGGATGATTTCTAATTTGGTAGGGAAAGGTTTAAAAGGCGTTCTTACTAAAACTAAGGCAGTAGACCGCACGGCAATGCCTATGATTACAGCCATAGCAGTATGGGCTGTTAGGGTTGTTGTTGTTCTTATTGTTCTGACTCAATTTGGAGTAGAAACAGCATCATTAATAGCTGCTTTGGGTGCAGCTGGCTTAGCTATCGGTCTTGCGTTACAAGGAACATTGCAAAATATTGCCTCTGGAATCATGCTTATTGCTCTGCGACCACTTAATTCAGGTGATTACATTACTATTCATGCAACAGATGTATCTGGAACCGTAGTCGAAGTAGGTTTATTCTTAACTAAACTAGTTAAGCTTGATGGTATGCAGGTTACTGTTCCAAATAGTGTAGTTTGGGGTAGCCAAATCACCAACTTTAGTAAATCTAAGCAACGTCGTATGGATCTTCAAATACCAATCAGCTATGGGGATGATTTGGACAAAGCTATAAAAGTATTAAATGATTTAATTTCTCATGATGCGGATGTACTTACATCACCTAAACATGAAGTATTAGTTACTGAATACAAAGATTCAGTAGTCATTGTGACCGCAAGGGTATGGGCTGATGCAAGTGTATTCTGGGATTTACAAGCTAAATTAATGAAGGATATTCGTAAATATTTAGAACAAAATGGATTTAAATTACCAGTGCCTATTCAACTACAAACCTTTCAAAGTCCAAATGCCTTAAGGGAGGCTATGTATGAAGCTACAACTAGTATAGGTTCTTCTTCAAAAACGGTTGATCAAACCAAATCCATATCTTCTACAGATCAACCTAAACTTAAAAATTCTTAATTAATTTGTACAGTTATTGAAAAGCCCAAATACTAACCTCTGGGCTTTTCTAAAAGTTTTATTATTCCCAAAAACATTTGTACATCCTCCTTACTAATTTGAGATTTTCTTAGGAGATGCTTAGTTTTAAGCTCAATGGAATTTAATTTATCTTTGTCATAACCCGAACTTTCAAGTTTTTCAATAATTGTTTTTATTAAATAATCGCACTGTCCTATAGTGGCTGAATCTTTTATAGCATTGACATCAAAATTAATATTATTTAATTGATTTATATATTTGTATCTCAATTCCCAAGCAGTAATTTGTAGGGCTTGAGCTACGTTAAGAGAGCTATATTCGGGATTGGCTGGAATGGAGACTATGTAGTTAAAGTTATATAGGGAGTTGTTATCCAAACCACTTTGCTCATTACCCATAACAATCGCTATATTGTGATTTTTTGACTCTATCAAGTGGTTTAGGGCTACAGTAGCCATTTGTCGTACATCAATTGATTCAAAGTCTCTTCTAGCCCTTGCAGTTAATGCAAAAGCCATATTTATATCAGAAAGAGCTTCATTTAAATTATCTTTAACTTTTACAGCACTAAGTGTGTCTTGTGCATTAGAAGCCATAGCAATTGCATCTTTGTTGCTATGGATTTCTTTTAATTTTGAGTTGCTTATAGTTA from Taylorella equigenitalis ATCC 35865 includes these protein-coding regions:
- a CDS encoding aminoacyl-histidine dipeptidase is translated as MNSNSITELEPKILWKWFDDFCSIPHPSFHEKALSNFIFNKAKEFGLYVEQDEKNNLLIKKPATKGMEGYPAIAMQAHIDMVPQKGVDSNHNFETDPITPYVREGWVYANDTTLGADNGIGAAMALGVMFSDNVSHPQLDLVLTTEEEIGMGGAEVLNPSWLSAPYLLNLDSEDERVITVACAGGRDITLKLEYEQNDLSADAIVYEVKLHGLKGGHSGIDINKGRVNAIIMLAKILLASDINFALVSLKAGSVRNAIPREASAIVSVEGLSMGDIENKLLSLLPVLSEEFKHTENPFQLSVSSVTSDTGSNSASIAETKRILNLISSIPNGMIKNTHFSHELVETSTSLGVVQISNGKCEMQCLMRSLIDASKYGLEQQFKSIADLAQAHMESSADYPAWQPEMDSPLLSSMVKIFTDYYDEKPSIKAMHAGLECGILKKHAPNMQMISFGPNIRQAHSPKECVEIRSVQECWQLLVNFLANPPGN
- a CDS encoding JmjC domain-containing protein; translated protein: MEYDKPMQLLGGLSPNEFMRDYWQKKPLLIRQAFPDFKMPIPLEKLRTLASFEGVESRLVRRDNEQWLLDRGPLDDIPSSETPNWSLLVQSMDVHEQSFYDMAQKFSFIPYARFDDVMISLASFGGGVGPHFDTYDVFLLQGHGIRNWKISQQEDQELIPDLPCRILKNFKPEQEWVLQPGDMLYLPPQCAHDGVAETADCVTISFGFRTLSLANMARGVLEAAIDQISIQSGLGIGLYSQPVIDGFSVEGLYSDPNQNAPLNPAQIPESMIEKSLEALNKIKFNDKLASRFLGCWLTEPNKVAEFEFNEKELNIEDMDPETILKLDKKTKMLYRNDEVYINGEVVEVPINEVFKTLADERQITAELANTCDEDIFEILHRWLDDGWLVCA
- the mutS gene encoding DNA mismatch repair protein MutS, translating into MNKKFIPPDIATLTPMMQQYFNLKSQAGDGVLLFFRMGDFYEMFYEDAEIVSRILNLTLTKRGHSGGNDIPMAGIPVQSLDQYLSRLVAQGLSVAIGEQIGDPALSKGPVERKIVRIITPGTITDESLLPQKSDRPIMCLYSKGSFVGLSWLTLANGNFETTEVPNKSLDTELFRLNPAEIIIPEGSDYKFTYKCTITKIPDWHFDLKECSNRLKTFFNLDDLNIFGLGNRNSLSIITSGCLLRYIQKTQDVNLGHIGKISFSKDSNFISLDPYTRKNLELTESLTSSSGPTLFSTLDNCETGMGSRLLRNWIHNPLISNSQIIERQKLINQFLEPSNSNYGFSEIIKELKSKLKTITDIERLSTRVAMFTIKPKELAKLRDSLETLEYLKDFLIQHFSNLNLDLNIIPKSNDLKDLLIKAIATEPSTMIRDGGVIAKGYDKELDELRDISSNNGSFLIEYESKLKSETGINLLRVEFNRVQGFFIEIPKSQIDRIPQSFRRKQTLKNVERYITPELKQWEDKILSADDRAIKREKNLFDQLIENLQIWVSLLQELGKLIAKIDVFSALAFHAYNNNWVKPEIVDDIVISIQKGRHPVVERTIEKFTANDCFLNSNDRMQIITGPNMGGKSTYMRQTALIVLLARMGSYVPAEKADIGKIDAIFTRIGAADDLAGGRSTFMVEMIEAASILANSTSSSLVLMDEIGRGTSTYDGLSLAWAIACRLLNHNKSLTLFATHYFELTTLADECVGIANVHLSAVESSEGLIFMHEVQSGPANKSYGIQVAQKAGLPASVIKQAQNVLEKLNKSNSQQLDLFNIQTNDINISFEDPIDVKSKLNEIRSFINNIDPDSISPREAHELLYKLKEFSTNLN
- a CDS encoding mechanosensitive ion channel family protein, with product MNTHHLWTEWGPWINKFLVNFLSAAAILVIGWMISNLVGKGLKGVLTKTKAVDRTAMPMITAIAVWAVRVVVVLIVLTQFGVETASLIAALGAAGLAIGLALQGTLQNIASGIMLIALRPLNSGDYITIHATDVSGTVVEVGLFLTKLVKLDGMQVTVPNSVVWGSQITNFSKSKQRRMDLQIPISYGDDLDKAIKVLNDLISHDADVLTSPKHEVLVTEYKDSVVIVTARVWADASVFWDLQAKLMKDIRKYLEQNGFKLPVPIQLQTFQSPNALREAMYEATTSIGSSSKTVDQTKSISSTDQPKLKNS
- a CDS encoding RNA methyltransferase, which produces MDQTSHGGNIGSAARALKTMGFSNLTISNSKLKEIHSNKDAIAMASNAQDTLSAVKVKDNLNEALSDINMAFALTARARRDFESIDVRQMATVALNHLIESKNHNIAIVMGNEQSGLDNNSLYNFNYIVSIPANPEYSSLNVAQALQITAWELRYKYINQLNNINFDVNAIKDSATIGQCDYLIKTIIEKLESSGYDKDKLNSIELKTKHLLRKSQISKEDVQMFLGIIKLLEKPRG